The Methylomonas montana genome has a window encoding:
- a CDS encoding AAA family ATPase, with translation MLPLIENVEKVIIGKRPIIELAVVAMLCRGHVLLEDVPGTGKTMLVRALARSVAVDMKRLQCTSDLLPSDITGVAVYNQKTADFEFRPGPVFTHLLLADEINRATPRAQSALLECMEEFHVSVDGHTHELPKLFMVLATQNPIDMAGTHALPEAQLDRFFMRLRMDYPSLEQEMRILAAQAQAHPIDSLQAVASEADILAARAQVKAVHINMDVAKYMAGISAASRQHSDLRLGISPRGTLALARGAQGLAYLRGREFVSPDLVKSIAPAILEHRLIVKPQAAVLGRNAADILAEILDRLPPPVV, from the coding sequence ATGCTTCCTCTCATCGAAAACGTCGAAAAAGTCATCATTGGCAAACGGCCAATTATCGAACTGGCCGTGGTCGCCATGCTCTGCCGTGGCCACGTGCTACTGGAGGATGTGCCGGGCACCGGCAAAACCATGTTGGTCAGGGCGCTGGCCCGTTCGGTGGCGGTGGACATGAAGCGCCTGCAATGCACCTCGGACTTATTACCGTCGGACATCACCGGCGTAGCCGTCTACAATCAAAAAACCGCCGATTTCGAATTTCGGCCCGGTCCGGTATTTACCCATCTATTGCTGGCCGACGAAATCAACCGGGCCACGCCCCGCGCCCAGTCGGCATTGCTGGAGTGCATGGAAGAGTTTCATGTCAGCGTGGACGGCCATACGCATGAACTACCCAAACTGTTCATGGTGTTGGCTACCCAAAACCCGATCGACATGGCCGGCACCCACGCCTTGCCGGAAGCCCAGTTGGACCGATTCTTCATGCGCTTGCGCATGGACTATCCCAGCCTCGAACAGGAAATGCGGATACTGGCGGCCCAAGCGCAAGCTCATCCTATCGACAGCCTGCAAGCGGTCGCTTCGGAAGCCGATATTCTGGCGGCGCGGGCTCAGGTCAAAGCCGTGCATATCAATATGGACGTGGCTAAATATATGGCCGGTATCAGTGCCGCCAGCCGCCAACATAGCGATTTGCGGCTGGGTATCAGTCCGCGCGGCACACTGGCGCTGGCGCGCGGTGCGCAAGGTTTGGCCTATTTGCGCGGTCGGGAGTTCGTGTCGCCCGACCTGGTGAAAAGCATCGCCCCGGCGATTCTGGAACATCGTTTGATCGTCAAGCCGCAAGCGGCGGTGTTGGGACGCAATGCCGCGGACATCCTTGCGGAAATTCTCGATCGCTTGCCGCCTCCGGTGGTTTGA
- a CDS encoding S26 family signal peptidase — protein sequence MSAKTSSFWPTLCSVLAAIIFGFPIIYTILYHPVSRMASANPLYKELSKDAFMVMSSKVDLAAGRLVRFNDATGKLQISRIVGMPGDEIRFEAGVMSVNGKPTGEYSHLVLPDSSLSVPQQAVFYFPDFMSGANNSTNPRTLAGHLLADSSINGTVLYVFNNATSISTHPELSVYGTALIVVYGLVFFGLRKRKDDIVKPVYYLARINVGLNFVIWLLLGILGLSLGYQAIMPAIYYVFVSWLTFFGLTIGEAGGTLMAIVLFAVLAIFSDTEFAARRFKPSR from the coding sequence ATGAGCGCTAAAACCTCTTCATTCTGGCCTACGCTGTGCAGTGTGCTAGCGGCGATCATTTTCGGTTTTCCGATCATTTATACCATTTTGTATCATCCGGTCAGCCGAATGGCATCGGCCAATCCCTTATACAAAGAATTGTCCAAGGATGCTTTCATGGTGATGTCCAGCAAAGTCGATTTGGCGGCCGGTCGCTTGGTCCGCTTTAACGATGCGACGGGTAAGCTACAGATCAGCAGAATAGTCGGCATGCCGGGCGACGAAATCCGCTTCGAGGCGGGCGTCATGTCGGTTAACGGCAAACCGACCGGCGAATACAGCCATCTTGTCTTGCCCGATTCGTCGCTAAGCGTGCCGCAACAAGCGGTTTTTTATTTTCCGGACTTTATGTCCGGCGCTAACAACTCGACGAACCCTCGGACATTAGCCGGCCACTTACTGGCGGATAGTTCGATTAACGGGACGGTGCTTTACGTATTTAACAATGCCACGTCTATATCCACGCACCCGGAGTTGTCCGTCTACGGCACGGCATTGATCGTTGTGTATGGCTTGGTGTTTTTCGGATTGCGCAAACGCAAGGACGATATTGTTAAACCGGTTTATTACCTGGCGCGGATAAATGTGGGATTGAATTTTGTTATCTGGTTGTTGCTCGGAATACTAGGTTTATCGCTCGGCTATCAAGCCATCATGCCGGCTATCTATTATGTGTTTGTCTCCTGGCTGACGTTTTTTGGTTTAACTATCGGCGAGGCCGGCGGCACGCTGATGGCGATTGTATTGTTTGCGGTGTTAGCGATATTTTCGGATACCGAGTTTGCCGCCAGACGTTTCAAACCATCGCGTTGA
- a CDS encoding GGDEF/EAL domain-containing response regulator: MNTQDELFSFADDDAISSTSSQNHSNWRILIADDDDDVHDSTVFALRSLNILNRPLEFLHAYSAAESVELLRQNTNVAVILLDVVMETEDAGLRIVKTIRQELGLAEVRIILRTGQPGYAPEMEAIGQYEINDYKTKNELTRIKLYTSLTTAIRSYDQLQRLNASRAGLRQILDASHAFITAEGLCDFAAGVIMQIAGFIGIQPEGLVCARALGQKDDPGPYEIIGAAGRYAHLINQPLALLEDAGIQDLIKRCLHERDTLIDDHAIVLFCPGRSGNDFAAFIDSYHPLGNKDRNLIDLFCANIGLCGDNISLISRLRDAATVDSLVKLPNRLAFIDIIDQQLEDDANNDHVVALLNIDGFAEFNDVLDSRYGDLLLREISNNLRQQLPASVLVARVGGAGFGLLGADEYVNPQVLHNLFRTPLVIDGIESLVSFSMGMVRTRDFPSNGSELFQCASVAQKRAKAEGQIGKSAYYTLETRNEIRDSSRLLHDLRLAMQGDQSPFFLVYQPQIDLASDRVVGLEALIRWKNQDGTIVPPDRFIPIAEQSGLIVPLGNWILRTALADLQRMRTAGFKSICMAVNVSAVQFRHPDFLSSIDDSLFDSGIAGEHLELEITESVGILSMEIMQNILSELKTRRISIAIDDFGTGFSSLSYLDRFQADRLKIDRSFITLIGTDQPGVRITEMVVPLGQQLGMKVLAEGVENVEQLERLRQLGCDEIQGYYTGRPMVLEALLQWLIERPGFRGVDA, encoded by the coding sequence ATGAATACCCAGGACGAGCTGTTTTCATTTGCCGATGATGACGCCATATCCTCGACAAGCTCACAAAACCATTCCAACTGGCGGATTCTGATCGCCGACGACGACGACGATGTACACGATTCCACGGTATTCGCATTACGCAGCCTGAATATTCTTAATCGTCCGCTGGAGTTTCTGCATGCCTATTCGGCGGCTGAATCCGTAGAACTTTTACGCCAGAATACCAATGTAGCGGTGATCTTGCTGGATGTGGTGATGGAAACCGAGGATGCCGGTTTAAGGATCGTAAAAACGATCCGCCAGGAACTGGGTCTGGCCGAAGTGCGCATCATTTTACGAACCGGACAACCCGGTTACGCCCCGGAAATGGAAGCCATCGGCCAATACGAAATCAATGACTACAAAACCAAAAACGAACTGACCCGCATCAAGCTATACACGTCGCTAACCACGGCCATACGCTCCTACGACCAGTTGCAGCGGCTCAATGCCAGTCGGGCCGGTTTGCGGCAAATTCTCGATGCCAGTCATGCCTTTATTACAGCCGAAGGCCTGTGCGATTTTGCGGCGGGCGTCATCATGCAGATAGCCGGTTTTATAGGCATTCAGCCGGAAGGTTTAGTGTGTGCCCGCGCTTTAGGACAAAAGGACGATCCCGGTCCTTACGAGATTATCGGCGCCGCAGGGCGTTATGCGCATCTGATTAATCAACCGCTGGCCTTGCTGGAAGACGCCGGCATTCAAGATCTGATCAAGCGTTGCCTGCATGAGCGCGATACCCTCATAGACGATCATGCGATTGTACTGTTCTGTCCAGGACGCAGCGGCAACGATTTTGCCGCCTTTATCGATTCCTATCATCCCTTAGGCAATAAAGACCGCAATCTGATCGATCTGTTTTGCGCCAACATCGGATTATGCGGCGACAACATCTCGCTGATCAGCCGCTTGCGCGACGCGGCAACCGTCGATTCCTTGGTCAAACTACCTAACCGTCTGGCGTTTATCGACATCATCGACCAGCAACTGGAAGATGACGCGAACAACGATCATGTCGTGGCCCTGCTGAATATCGATGGCTTTGCGGAATTCAACGATGTGCTCGATTCCCGCTATGGCGACCTATTACTTCGGGAAATTTCCAATAACCTGCGGCAACAACTGCCCGCCTCGGTATTGGTGGCACGGGTTGGCGGCGCTGGCTTCGGTCTGCTCGGCGCGGATGAATATGTCAATCCGCAAGTGCTTCACAATCTGTTCCGAACGCCATTAGTCATCGACGGTATCGAATCCTTGGTATCGTTTTCCATGGGTATGGTGCGAACCAGAGATTTTCCATCTAACGGCTCCGAGTTATTCCAATGCGCCAGCGTGGCTCAGAAGCGCGCCAAGGCGGAAGGGCAAATCGGCAAATCGGCTTATTACACCTTGGAAACCCGCAATGAAATTCGCGACAGTTCGCGGCTATTGCATGATTTGCGATTAGCAATGCAAGGCGACCAGTCGCCATTTTTTCTGGTTTATCAACCGCAAATCGATCTAGCAAGCGATAGGGTGGTCGGCCTGGAAGCACTGATACGCTGGAAAAATCAAGACGGCACTATCGTCCCTCCTGACCGTTTCATTCCCATCGCCGAACAATCCGGCCTGATCGTACCGTTAGGTAATTGGATATTACGAACGGCGCTGGCCGATCTGCAACGCATGAGGACGGCGGGTTTCAAGAGCATTTGCATGGCGGTGAACGTTTCGGCGGTGCAATTCCGCCATCCGGATTTTCTGTCCAGCATCGACGACAGCCTGTTCGACAGCGGCATCGCCGGCGAGCACCTGGAATTGGAAATTACCGAATCGGTGGGCATCCTCAGCATGGAGATCATGCAAAATATTCTGTCGGAACTTAAAACGCGGCGGATATCCATTGCCATCGACGATTTCGGTACCGGTTTTTCCTCGCTGTCCTACCTGGATCGCTTCCAAGCTGACCGCCTGAAAATCGATCGATCCTTTATCACCTTGATCGGCACCGATCAGCCGGGCGTGCGCATCACGGAAATGGTGGTGCCGTTGGGACAGCAACTAGGCATGAAAGTGCTGGCGGAAGGCGTGGAAAACGTTGAACAGCTCGAACGCTTGCGGCAGCTGGGTTGCGATGAAATTCAAGGCTATTACACCGGCCGGCCCATGGTATTGGAAGCGCTATTGCAGTGGTTGATCGAGCGGCCTGGATTCCGCGGCGTCGATGCATGA